TGGCTGCTCTCTTCATCCTCCTCATTGTCACCAGTAGTAGCTTCCAtggtattataaatatatcattatcATAATCAGGTTAATCATGGTTAAGAGTCAAGATCTAGGGTCAGTGAATGTAAATTTTAACCTTAGCTACATTGTCTAGTTCCTTGGGGGAGCTggttaattcttcttcttcttctattttttttttaaatttttatttattttttaaatttctttttagtgtctgGTTAATTCTTCTTaactctgcttcctcatcttgAAATGTAGATAATATGATGCTTGGGAGAAATTAAACAGGTAATATATGAAAAGTGCTTACGACAGTGCacagcacatagtaagtactcagctAATGGTTGCTCTTTGGTCACTGgcctttttactcattttttcccctctcattttCAGAAACAGATAGCTTTCTGTTGTTTTCCCTATCCCTTAGACCTAGTAACTCTTCTAAGTCTGTGCTTTCTTGGTCTGTATCAAGCAGTCTTACACTATATACCAGTGACTTCTGAATCTACTTCTCAAGCTGTGACTTTTCTCCCACGTTCTGTATTGCTGTATCTCTAGCTACCTGCTAGGAATCTCATCTTACCCCTAAaagattggtttttttttgttccctGTCTGTTGAACCATGAGAATCCGCTTTGATTTATCCTTATTGTCACATTCCGCAACACACAAATTCAAATAGTAAACTAGTTATGTAAGTTTAcctgagaaattttatttaaattagtcCCCTTATTTTTAATCCCATCCCTACTACCTTTGTTCAGGTGTTTATACCCTCTTCCCTGACAATAACTCTCTTGTGGCTTTTCCTTGTTGTTCACTTTTGCTATAGCTCCATGCTACACATTGTTGTCTGTGTTATCTTCTTAAAATACTGGTATCATCAAAATCATTCATTTTGAAGCTCTTCATTAATTTCTACTTGCCTTTAGCAGGTTACAGTAGAGATAGATAGGGATTGATCAAAAGGtcttgttaaatttaaaattcattgtgaGTTAAGAAACCACTGAAGGATTTTAGAGAGAGGTGTAACATcatcttatttatgttttcaacTGTATccctttgcattttttattttagtagttgCTGTAGGGATTACAGTATGCATCTTCAGCCTACCATAACATCCTTGTTTAGGTATTACAATGTTATCCTTAGAGTTAATATTATActactttatataaaatgtaagaaTCCTGCAACAGTCTAGTATGGGATCAAGATAGTTTTTCTCTATCCCAAACATTCCTATTTCTCTATCTCTTGACCCTGGTTATTCACCCAAACAGctcttatatttctcttttcttatccaACAAACTTCTTGAATAAATACCTACCATTTTagcttcctctgctttcttcccatcACATATTCAATGACCCTTCCGGTGTAATTTCTGCCCCATACAccatcccagttctgccactggAAAAAGCTatcttaagtttatttattaacaaaTTGCCTGGTTTTGTGCCCTCTTcttagttcttatttttcttgaatcTGTCACTGCTCATTAATATCTGACACTGActaccccttcttccttcttggaattccttttctttggcttttatgACACCAGGCTCTCTAATGTATATAGTAGGTGTTTGACTGAATGCTTGGCCTTTAGTTGAACAATGAACATGTGCACAATTCCTATCTTCCAAACCATAGCactctttctttttagagaacGTATAAAACACTTTGCgtgtaatacctttttttttttaattttatttatttgtcagagagagagaaggagagagagcaaacacaggcagacagaatggcaggcagaggcagagggagaagcaggctccctgccgagcaaggagcccgatgtgggactccatcccaggatgctgggatcatgacctgagccgaaggcagctgcttaaccaactgagccacccaggcgtccctgcctgtaagatctttaaaaagatttcaagtAGTCTTGAAGCTGTTAAGTGTTTccgttcatgatctcagggttgtgagattgaggccAACAtgagctccacgctcagcactgtatctgcttgtccctctccctcagctcttccTCGCATGCgtgcgcatgctctctcaaataaataaataaacaaacaaacaaataaaatcttttcttcagTCTTTAGGCAGAATTCAAATTGCCTGTTTTGTCCCAGCATAACTCTTCCTACATGCTGTTCTGCCTGAAAGGCATTCCTGCCAAACCTTGCCTGCTTGCTTAATTCTTTGTAATCCTTTGAAACTAAATTTGGGTGTCATCTCCTTGGGAGAACTTAACCCTATTTTCCCTATTACCCACGTGTGTTAACATGAATACAAAAtatttgctctcttttctctcttcctccaagtCTACATTaggtgtttttgctttctttacatttttatatttctatatttttatatagtacatatatttgtatatttatacaaatatataaatatttttatatttatacttttatatttatttatctcccCACTAATCTGTGAAATCCTTAAGGAATTTACGTTTTTACGTTTTAACTTTGTGTGTATAACATGGTGGGCCAACTAACTACATTTGAATCAACctagatttttacattttagctCTGTTAAAatctctgaggaaaaaaattcacaagtcactttataaatatttgattgtTCATactggaagggggaaaaaaaaaacaagccaagaaaaaaatgtaaacaaatgaagaaacaaaaatcttaatCCTTAATATTCTAGGTAAAGATTAATAATATTGCTAGTAGAATGATAGTTAAAAACTTGGCATGGTTCACATTCAGGTTCTGCTGCATCTGTCTGTTGCATAGGGAACATTTCTGGACTTCTCTGTGCCCTGccttcctcatctgtagagtGGGTACTGTAAAAGTAGAGTCAGTTCTGCTATAATGcttattttgaaaacatgaatTTGTTCCAACACAATTAATATACTAGGGAACAATTTGAGTGTAGTGTGAATTTTgcatttgcttatattttatttttatcagtggAAAACGGATCTACCTGAGTATATATCCAAATacttcagatgtgtatcagttCTCTCAATTCACTATATGTTATGAACCATACACCTCTATAGCTGGcgttaaaatttttcatttgattttgaaTAACCCTTCTCCTACCATTTCCCAGTAACTCACATGGTGCAATTATTTGACACTTCTATAAGTAACCTGAGGTCTTTTCCAAGGTAAAGTGCCATCTTTATGGTAGCCtttgtaaatttctttattatttagaatGCATAAGTCTATCATTTTTATGAggttcctgtcttttttttatttgtcactgATGAAGTTTCTCAGTGTTGGGTCCCAGGCTCTGTTTCCCCGTAAGTCCTTTGGTTTTTATTGTGCAATTTTGCCTAGTGGGGTGATTTTTGAGAAGGCCTATGTCAGGTTATAGCAGAACTGATTATACTTACTTAACAAAGTAGTAGTGAGAATTAAGTGATTTATTACATGTGAGGTACCAACAATGATGCTTAACCTAATAAACACCTAATACTATCCACTCGcatcattattattcttattgggataattgttatttttattaaaacattatagTAATGAGCAATATTGATGGAATTTAATTCCTCTGTATACCATTTGTCTTATAACAGACATTGTTAAAAAATACTCAGATACTATAATTTGTAGACTGTTTATTGGCCTACTAGAGATATATtaggtatatctatatataattagttaatatatatagTTTCTTGATGTGGGTATTAGTTGTGTGGCCCAAGTGTGGTAAAATGTAATTGTCTGTCctcctgaaataaaatttaagatggaTTTGGTATATATCCTTTTCACTTACTGAGTACTCATATGTTTACCTAAGAATGAGATCTGATTCatattttgggttatttttttgaAGGTTCAGAATGCTAAACAAGTAAACAGTGCACTTAAACAGAAAATGGAAGGTGGAATTGAAGAATTCAAACCTCCTGAGGTATATTATTGAAGAGTATGTGACTAAGTATGGTGAAACCTTATTCTTTGAGTTATATCCAGTATTTACTATTTTGGTCCCATAGCATGGGTAATTTGTCATGTCTCTATTTTGTTATTTAGATAGTCTTTTGAGACTTGAATAATGATTTCAGTGAAGTCATTTCTTTCCTGCTGTTAGCAATACATATCAAGCAAAGTAAGTAGGGAAAAACAGCTATACAGATAGGCCCAGTGCACATGAACACGGAAGGTAATTTAATGAGCAAACCAGTATGTTTCTGGGTCTGCCGCAGTGTTTGCTCAAAGCCTTTTCCTACCTATGTGAATTTGTaacacagaatgaaaaagaacataagaaaaagaGTTCGGTTTagcaattttaacaatttttttattttaaggtatttgtcttttgacTCAGATTTTTAATGAGGATTTTAGTATGTGGacttaattaacatttttgtacTCCTGTCCCTGAAAATTTGAAATCTAAGAACGAGATATAGATTAACCATTTTCTCAATTCTTCCCTCTGTTTCCTCTGAAAcctaatatatatttgatatttgcGATAATTATAGGAGTGCTTAAATGCCTGTAATTCCAATCAAGTCTTTTCACAGAAGCTCCTATTGtaaatcttttctcttgtttctttttttaaagatttgtatgcTGTGTTTCATATCCTGGACTTgctttttttatgtatttaataatcaAATCATCCTTATTTGGTCCTAATGATTTGTCCCCCCAATCACAAGTTGCCTGAAATATCTACAAATGAAATATGCATGAGGGGCTTGAGGGGAGGGCAGCAAGGTTGCGGGGAGGGCTTCAGAACGAATGCACCAGATGTTGTCTCACTCATTAGAAtctttcagaaaggaagaatccTCAGGAATAAAGTtgttcttggggttttttttttgttttgttttgaatggtTTCTTTCACAAAGGTTAGataatgagaaagaatgaaatatacaTAGACTAATATACCATCTCATTCCAAACCCACAAGTAAACCGACAAACATTcaagtgacatttttatttgttgaacGATAATAATACAAAGAATACTACTTTATATTATtgtaacaaaaattattttaaattttatattaaaattatttaaatttcatatctATGCATTAAGATGCATAAAATCCAAAAGCTTTAAATGCCTGTaattttgtaacttaaaaaattaaattagacaaTTAtattagagattaaaaatagggGACTACCATGAAGAACTTTATgtcaataaattgaaaaatttaaacaaagcTTAGAACTTTGTAGGAAAATATATCTTCCCAAAATTGTCTTAAGAAGGAAAGCCTGATAAATTTATagtcattaaataaaatgaaggaacagttaacatttttttcataagaaaatacTAGGCCCAGACAGTTTTACCGAGAAAGTCTACCAAATTTTCAAGGAAACAATGATTCTAACctcaaattttccaaaaaaatggaAGGATAGCTTCACTCATTAACATTACATAAAAGTAAGACATGAAAGTGCAATAGCATAACTGTATGGTACCTAATTTGATGCTCACATAAATTCCAAGAAGTAGATGAAGCAAATACTATTTTACATGACAAatccctctgggcctcagagaggttaactgGCTTGATCAACATCAAATCTAGTAAATAGTGAAATTTTGACTATATTTCACAGTCTTAGAATCCAGATGGAGTCCAAGATTCATTTCCTGCTCACTCTTACTtttgtaagttttcatttaataGCAAAATTGTGTATTATTTCTCACATTTAAATGCGGTTTGGGGTTAGAGTTATCAGACATATATGACATCTTTtgagtttttctaaaaataatgatcCAAATGAAACAACCAGAATCTTAACACTCTACCGTCCATACACTGAAGTTTGAATATTAGTTTGAGGTTGATTTATTGAACTCCTATGactcaaaaaatatatgtaggtTTATTATCTAGGAAAcaggatatatttatatttatcatgtcttttttttattaagattttatttacttatttgacagacagagatcacaagtaggcagagaggcaggcagagagagaggaagggaagcaggctccctgctgagcagagagcccgatgcggggctcgatcccagaccctaggatcatgacctgagccaaaggcagaggccccaacccactgagccacccaggcacccctatatttatcaTGTCTTATCTGTTGCTTTGCAGGGGAAAATATCCTGAATAGATCTATTTCAAAATACTAAATTAACAGTCTTAGTAAAGACGTTGAAAAATCATGTCATGATCACCTTTTCTTTAGGTTAGATAGAATTTCTGCCTAAtatgtaataaaagaaatttcattaGCCATTAGAACAGTAGGCTACAAAGTGATGTAACTCAACTGAAAGTAAACAGGTACTAAGATGCTTTACTTACTCTTTTGgttgtatttgttcttttcacttaggaaaaaaattggtGAAGAAAGTTTATTCACTCCCATAAGTATTGTTCACTTATTTCATGTAAGGCACTGTTTTAGGCACTATGGGAAATTTGGGTAGATTTTTCCatctgccttaaaaaaagaactgtctAGATAGTATAAGACAAACTGATTAAAGTTGTGTGATAGATTTATAAGTAAAAAGCTACAGGAAAACAAGTGGTAATTACTCATTCTTGTGCAgttcagaagaggaaattttgTGATCACAAGACCACCGCAGGCTCTTTAGCAGTGATAACTCCACTCTCAGCTGAGGGAAATTCAGAGCGATTACAGCCTGGCATAGCCCAACAGTGGATCCAGAGTAAAAGGAAAGACATTGTGAGCCAAATGACAGAAGCCTACCTTAACCAGTCACTAGACGCTCTTCTGTCCAGGGACTTAATCATGAAGGAGGACTATGAACTCATTAGTACCAAACCTACAAGGACTTCAAAGGTCAGACAGTTACTGGACACCACTGACATCCAAGGAGAAGAATTTGCCAAAGTTATAGTACAAAAGTTGAAAGATAAAAAGCAAATGGGTCTTCAACCTTACCCGGAAATACTTGTGGTTTCTCGATCacaatctttatatttatttcaaaataaaagctcataagtgaaaaaaaaaaaaaaaaagaaagtagagccAGATCTTAGCAAAGTTCAGGTAAAGGAACAGAAATGTCATCGTTGGAAGCAGATGCCATACTTTAAGAAggtggaaaagatgaaaaattaaacttCTTAGGTAATAGTTCTCATTGTCTGTAAGTTACACTTCCAAGTTCCAAGTAGTGACCATTCCCGGATCCCAGGGGTTCGCTTACTGAGTAGCCCGCAGGCTCCAAATGTACCCAATCATCCAAACCGCAGCGATAGCCACATACATGGACGTTTGAAGACTTAGGAAGTTGGACATCTTCTCCAGATTATCCCTTTTAAATCGAAAGTCttgttgctttaaatttaaaatctcatGGCTTTGACAGCCAAGTTGTGGAGGTGAAGACCTTTACCAAATACTTTGCTCCCTGGTATCAGGAGAGGAGACTGGACTCCAATGAACCTACAGAACCAACAAGGTGGCTGGATCTTTCAGGATGCCAAGACAATAGAGAAGAACCTGgttgtttctgtctttattttacagaaaagaacaattatattctcattaaaatttcAGGCAAAAATGAACAGTTTCCTTCCCCAGCAGACAGCTGGACATGAGGGTCCGTGGTCAGAGGACAAGTTGTCAGAGCAAATCGCGTGACGGATGCAGCTTTGTCTTATTCACTCTGGTATCTGCAGCCTACAGGCCCCGCGCAGTCCCGGGGCATCTGTAACACCCAGGAAATAGTCGCTGGATGGATGGAACAGGGATGGGAATGAACAGATCACAGCGAGGTAGGTGATGGTCAGAGTCAAGGGAACGAAAGGAGGACAAGCAGAAGTCTCCCTCTTTCTGTAAATTAGGGGAAACACAATAGGTAACTTTCCAAattacacagagaaaaacaatctcTAATTCTTCAGAAAAAGGGCATTCTGAGGACATGAGGAAAAGCTATGTTGACCCACAGCGACATCTCGTGACCAGTCTGCAAGCAGCATTCAGCCCCGTGAGAAAGGAGGGTGGAGAGCTGACAGGTGCAGCAGGTGAGAGACTGCTAAGGTTTGCGGGGGGCTTGGCACTTTACTAAGCCCTTGTCTCTGCCTTATTTCACCCGGTATCTTAGCCGGATGCCACAGACTGTAATCAAGTCCGATGGGGTCTGGGCTCCTGGTGAGCTGGGgtccctctgctctctgtcacAGATGGGAAGGGGTGGGCCGGAGGACGCAGCCCCTCAGCAGTGCCAGACGACAGAGATGCATGGAGGGCTGGGCAGCCACCGCAGGACCTGCACAGTGTCTCCCCAGGGGGAATGATGTCTCTGTCTGCACTGGGGGCCCATGAGTGACCTTTCCAACCCCTCTTCCCTGAGAGCCCCGGACCCCAGAGCCTGACATCTGCCACATGACTGTGTCAGGATTTGTGTTCACAGGATGTTCCCAACACACTGGTCCCAATGGTCTCAAAGGTCTACAACTGGTCTCAATGGTCTTATGTCTCCAGCCTTTAAAATGCCCACATTTCAATGACTGATGGACAATTTCTGTCCCCTGTCTTGGACTCTGGCTTCCTCAAGTGAGGGTCTTTCTTGTACCTGCAGCCCCAGCACTTGGGGAATGTACATaggaaataaacttttgggacttcatcaaaatcaaaagcttcttcacagcaaaggaaatagtcaacaaaacaaagaggcaacccacggaatgggagaagatatttacaaatgacagtacagactaaaggttgatatccaggatctataaagaactcctcaaactcaacacacacaaaacaaacaatcatataaaaaaaagtgggcagaagatatgaacagacacttctccagtgaagacatacaaatggctatcagatacatgaaaaaatgttcatcactagccatcagggagattcaaattaaaaccacattgagataccaccttacaccagttagactggccaaaattagcaagacaggaaacaacgtgttggagaggatgtggagaaaggggaaccctcttacactgttggtgggaatgcaagttggtgcagcctctttggagaacagtgtggagatttctcaagaaattaaaaatagaacttccctatgaccctgcaattgcactcctgggtatttaccccaaagatacagatggagtgaaaagaagggccatctgtaccccaatgtttatagcagcaatggccacggtcgccaaactgtggaaagaaccaagatgccctccaacggacgaatggataaggaagatgtggtccatatacactatggagtattatgcctccatcagaaaggacaaatacccaacttttgtagcaacatggatgggactggaagagattatactgaatgaaataagtcaagcagagagagtcaattatcatatggtttcacttattgtggagcataacaaatagcatggaggacatggggagataggagaagggagttgggtgaaattggaaggggaggtgaaccatgagagactatggattctaaAAAACAATCTTTGACAGTTAAAATGAGCATAAGAGTGCATGCAGAGAGCCAGACGCCGGACTCCGCGACCATGCGCCGCCTCCCACCGGCCGCGCTGCTGCCGCTGCCACTGGCCCTGCTCGTGGCCGCAGGGGGCCCCCAAGGCGCCAGTGAGCGCGCcgtggagcctggtgtgggggcCCGGGCTGCGGGCGGGCGTCGTGCTGCCCGTCTGCTACTTCTACCTGCAGGCCGTGAACTCGCAGGGCCAGAACCTCACTCGCTCGCCCCCAGGTCAAACACTATTCAAAGTAGTAATCAAATCTCTTTCACCTAAAGAGTTAGTCCAGATTCACGTCCCCAAACCTTTGGACAGGAACGATGGGACATTTTTGATGCGATATAGGATGTATGAAACTGCCAGCGAAGGGCTGAAGATAGAGGTCCTTTACGGTGATGAGCACGTGGCTCAGTCTCCTTATATTTTGAAAGGACCAGTGTACCACGAGTACTGTGAATGTCCAGAAGGGGATCCTCTGGCCTGGCAGAAAACTCTTTCTTGTCCAACCAAGGAACCACAGATTGCAAAGGATTTTGCTTCCTTCCCCAGCATCAATCTCCAGCAGATGCTAAATGAAGTTCCAAAAAAGTCTGGGGACGAGAGGGGTGCCATTGTTCACTACACGATTCTCAATAACCGCATCTACCGGAGATCTTTAGGAAAGTACACAGACTTCAAAATGTTCTCGGATGAGATTTTGCTGTCACTGGCAAGAAAGGCCCTTCTCCCcgatataaaattttatattaatcttGGAGATTGGTCTCTGGAGCATCGGCAAGTCAATGAAATCCCGGGCCCTTTGCCTATTATTTCACGGTGCGGCTCCCTGGATTCACGGGACATTATCCTTCCAACGTATGACATCACCCACTCCACGCTCGAAGCAATGAGGGGTGTCACCAATGATCTCCTCTCTATTCAGGGAAATACAGGGCCTTCCTGgatcaacaaaactgagaaaGCTTTCTTCAGAGGTAGAGATAGCCGAGAAGACAGGCTCCAGTTGGTACAGCTCTCCAAGGAAAATCCAGAGCTCCTAGATGTAGGAATTACaggatatttctttttccaagagaaagaaaaggagcttgGAAAAGCTAAATTGACaggtttctttgatttctttaagtACAAGTATCAAGTGAATGTGGATGGGATCGTGGTGGCTTACAAATATTCATACCTCATGTTGGGTGACAGCTTGGTTTTGAAGCAGGACTCGACGTATTACAAACATTTCTATATGGCACTAACGCCTTGGAAACATTATGTTCCAATTAAAAGAAATCTTAGTGATTTACTAGAGAAAGTTAAGTGGGCCAAGGAAAATGATGGAGAAGCCAGGAAGATTGCAAAAGAAGGGCAGC
The window above is part of the Mustela erminea isolate mMusErm1 chromosome 17, mMusErm1.Pri, whole genome shotgun sequence genome. Proteins encoded here:
- the LOC116576593 gene encoding LOW QUALITY PROTEIN: protein O-glucosyltransferase 3-like (The sequence of the model RefSeq protein was modified relative to this genomic sequence to represent the inferred CDS: deleted 1 base in 1 codon), which codes for MRRLPPAALLPLPLALLVAAGAPKAPVSAPWSLVWGPGLRAGVVLPVCYFYLQAVNSQGQNLTRSPPGQTLFKVVIKSLSPKELVQIHVPKPLDRNDGTFLMRYRMYETASEGLKIEVLYGDEHVAQSPYILKGPVYHEYCECPEGDPLAWQKTLSCPTKEPQIAKDFASFPSINLQQMLNEVPKKSGDERGAIVHYTILNNRIYRRSLGKYTDFKMFSDEILLSLARKALLPDIKFYINLGDWSLEHRQVNEIPGPLPIISRCGSLDSRDIILPTYDITHSTLEAMRGVTNDLLSIQGNTGPSWINKTEKAFFRGRDSREDRLQLVQLSKENPELLDVGITGYFFFQEKEKELGKAKLTGFFDFFKYKYQVNVDGIVVAYKYSYLMLGDSLVLKQDSTYYKHFYMALTPWKHYVPIKRNLSDLLEKVKWAKENDGEARKIAKEGQLAARELLQPHRLFCYYYGVLQKYASASPANPKYVKGWSSFLSQMIMRPRASASGKDLPEKSFKSAPIDSPASASDRLKASLQTEAGWR